A single window of Pseudomonas lijiangensis DNA harbors:
- a CDS encoding FAD/NAD(P)-dependent oxidoreductase: MNDHIATDTRKVVIIGAGPAGIRAAQTLLEHGVKPCLIDEGLRGGGQIYRRQPENFKRSPKDLYGFEAGKAIAVHKAVDDLADSIDYRAQTLVWNAENGRLDTLNQSRAGQIDFSQVIVATGATDRILPVPGWTLPGVYSLGAAQIALKYQGCAIGENVVLAGSGPLLYLVAYQYAKAGARVVAVLDSAPFSAQCRALPALLNQPATLAKGLYYRAWLTAHGIPVHQGATLERIEGDKRVSGVRWQHKGQQKQLACDAVAFAHALRSETQLADILGCAFSWSPQNRAWLPTRDNAGRSSVSGVYLAGDGAAIMGADAAEMTGELAALSLLEDSGHPVDQNRLSTLQSKLHKIERFRLGLETAFPFPAEWAANVPDETIICRCEEVSAGDIRSTVQEGHWEINRVKAMCRVGMGRCQGRLCGMAAAEIIARESHRRLDNIGRLRGQAPIKPLPFGLETEA; this comes from the coding sequence ATGAACGACCATATCGCAACTGACACCAGAAAGGTCGTCATCATCGGCGCCGGCCCTGCCGGAATCCGGGCGGCGCAAACCTTGCTCGAACATGGCGTAAAACCCTGCCTGATCGACGAAGGCCTGCGCGGCGGCGGGCAGATCTATCGCCGCCAGCCGGAGAACTTCAAGCGCTCACCCAAGGACCTGTACGGTTTTGAAGCCGGCAAAGCGATTGCAGTGCATAAGGCCGTGGACGATCTGGCCGACAGCATCGACTATCGTGCACAGACACTGGTCTGGAATGCCGAAAACGGCCGGCTCGACACCCTGAATCAGTCGCGTGCGGGGCAGATCGACTTCTCTCAAGTGATTGTCGCCACCGGCGCAACGGATCGCATTCTCCCCGTTCCGGGCTGGACACTGCCAGGTGTCTACAGCCTGGGCGCTGCGCAAATCGCCCTGAAGTATCAGGGCTGCGCCATCGGCGAAAACGTTGTGCTGGCGGGCAGTGGCCCTCTGCTTTATCTGGTGGCTTATCAATATGCCAAGGCCGGAGCCAGAGTCGTGGCCGTGCTCGATAGCGCGCCCTTCTCCGCGCAATGCCGAGCCTTGCCTGCCTTGCTGAATCAACCGGCCACCCTTGCCAAAGGTCTTTATTACCGGGCATGGCTGACGGCTCATGGCATCCCGGTGCATCAGGGCGCAACGCTGGAGCGTATCGAAGGTGACAAGCGCGTCAGTGGCGTGCGCTGGCAACACAAGGGCCAGCAAAAGCAACTGGCGTGCGATGCCGTGGCCTTTGCCCATGCCTTGCGCAGCGAAACCCAACTGGCGGATATACTCGGCTGCGCATTCAGCTGGAGCCCACAGAACCGTGCCTGGCTGCCGACCCGCGACAATGCGGGGCGCAGCAGCGTTTCAGGGGTTTATCTGGCAGGTGATGGCGCAGCAATCATGGGCGCCGATGCGGCAGAAATGACCGGGGAGCTGGCAGCACTGAGCCTGCTTGAAGACAGCGGCCATCCTGTCGACCAGAACCGCCTCTCGACTCTGCAAAGCAAGCTGCACAAGATCGAGCGCTTTCGCCTGGGGCTGGAGACGGCCTTTCCGTTCCCCGCCGAATGGGCCGCCAACGTACCTGACGAAACCATCATCTGCCGTTGCGAAGAAGTCAGTGCAGGCGACATCAGATCCACAGTGCAAGAAGGCCATTGGGAGATCAATCGGGTCAAGGCCATGTGCAGGGTCGGCATGGGGCGTTGCCAGGGCCGCCTGTGTGGCATGGCCGCAGCGGAAATCATTGCCCGGGAAAGCCATCGCAGGCTGGACAACATTGGTCGACTGCGCGGCCAGGCTCCGATCAAACCGCTGCCGTTCGGCCTGGAGACTGAAGCATGA
- a CDS encoding (2Fe-2S)-binding protein, whose product MALLKRLVELDRPALSFTLDGQPASGLQGDTLLTAVLTASEHLRGSDFSAEPRAGFCMMGACQECWVRLGDGQRVRACSTLLQADQVVSREPGRQS is encoded by the coding sequence ATGGCATTGCTGAAACGATTGGTCGAACTCGACCGTCCGGCCCTGTCCTTCACCCTGGATGGCCAGCCCGCCAGCGGGTTGCAAGGCGATACATTGCTGACCGCCGTACTGACGGCGAGCGAACACCTGCGCGGCAGCGATTTCAGTGCAGAACCTCGTGCAGGCTTCTGCATGATGGGAGCCTGCCAGGAATGCTGGGTACGCCTGGGAGACGGGCAGCGGGTCAGGGCCTGTTCGACCCTGCTGCAAGCCGACCAGGTTGTCAGTCGCGAACCGGGGCGTCAGTCATGA
- a CDS encoding ABC transporter permease has protein sequence MSKNGPLALSFHALVVVFMLAPLVVVCLVAFTPENTLSLPTTDFSLRWFKAVFERADFIDSFYNSLMLAFVSATLATLIAVPAALAITRHEFPGRNFLNALFLSPIIIPHLVLGVAMLRLFALMGVNGSFTWLILAHVVVITPYVLRLVIAAAIGIDRSAEQAAESLGASRFTLFRQITLPMILPGVAGGWLLAFINSFDEVTLSIFVTSPATQTLPVRMYVYATESIDPMMAAVSALVIALTAATMILLDRVYGLDRVLVGKH, from the coding sequence ATGTCCAAGAACGGTCCTCTGGCCCTGTCATTTCATGCGCTGGTCGTGGTGTTCATGCTCGCGCCACTGGTGGTTGTCTGCCTGGTGGCCTTTACCCCGGAAAACACCCTGAGCCTGCCCACCACCGACTTCTCGCTGCGCTGGTTCAAGGCGGTTTTCGAGCGGGCGGACTTCATCGACTCGTTCTATAACAGCCTGATGCTGGCCTTCGTTTCTGCCACGCTGGCCACCCTGATTGCCGTGCCTGCTGCGCTGGCCATCACCCGCCATGAGTTCCCGGGACGCAACTTCCTCAATGCGCTGTTCCTGTCGCCGATCATCATTCCGCATCTGGTGCTGGGCGTGGCGATGCTGCGGCTGTTTGCGCTGATGGGCGTCAATGGCAGCTTTACATGGTTGATCCTGGCCCACGTGGTGGTGATTACGCCTTATGTGTTGCGACTGGTGATCGCCGCCGCCATCGGCATCGACCGTAGCGCCGAACAGGCTGCCGAGTCATTGGGTGCAAGCCGCTTCACGCTGTTTCGCCAGATCACCCTGCCGATGATCCTGCCCGGCGTCGCCGGAGGCTGGCTGCTGGCATTCATCAACAGTTTCGACGAGGTGACCCTGTCGATCTTCGTCACCTCGCCTGCCACCCAGACCCTGCCGGTGCGCATGTACGTCTACGCCACCGAATCCATCGACCCGATGATGGCCGCCGTCTCGGCGCTGGTCATTGCGCTGACTGCCGCCACCATGATTCTGCTCGACCGGGTCTATGGCCTGGATCGCGTACTGGTCGGCAAACATTAA
- a CDS encoding ABC transporter permease translates to MNPLKQMRQNGRGYWLSAPALALFIGLLVLPLGLTLILSFNVFDYEVGVKSDSYTLANYIAVLTDSYFYEIFLRTFWISALVTLLCVLIGVPEAYILSRMGTPWRSIYLILILTPLLISVVVRAFGWSLLLGADGLVNQMIQAMGGRPVKLLYTPFAVIIALVHVMLPFMIIPVWTSLQKLDPAAEQAALSLGASQAKVMRMVVLPQIMPGVLSGTLIVFGLAASSFAIPGLLGGRRLKMVATVIYDQYLSELNWPMGATIAVALLLVNLLIMLSWNRMIEGRYKKSLGE, encoded by the coding sequence ATGAACCCGCTGAAGCAAATGCGTCAGAACGGTCGTGGCTACTGGCTGTCAGCGCCCGCGCTGGCCCTGTTCATCGGCCTGCTGGTTCTGCCTCTTGGCTTGACACTGATCCTGTCGTTCAACGTCTTCGACTACGAAGTCGGGGTCAAAAGCGATAGCTATACACTGGCCAACTACATCGCCGTCCTGACGGATTCGTACTTCTACGAAATCTTTCTGCGCACCTTCTGGATCAGTGCGCTGGTCACCCTGCTCTGCGTGCTGATCGGTGTGCCGGAAGCCTACATTCTCAGCCGCATGGGCACTCCATGGCGCTCGATATATCTGATTCTGATCCTCACGCCCCTGCTGATTTCAGTGGTAGTCCGGGCCTTTGGCTGGAGCCTGCTGCTGGGGGCCGACGGTCTGGTCAATCAGATGATCCAGGCCATGGGCGGACGACCGGTCAAGCTGCTCTATACGCCGTTCGCCGTCATTATCGCCCTGGTGCATGTAATGCTGCCGTTCATGATCATTCCGGTCTGGACCTCGCTGCAGAAGCTCGACCCGGCTGCCGAACAGGCGGCTCTGTCACTGGGTGCGAGCCAGGCCAAAGTCATGCGCATGGTGGTTCTGCCTCAAATCATGCCAGGCGTGCTGTCCGGCACCCTGATCGTCTTCGGGCTGGCAGCCAGTTCCTTCGCAATCCCGGGCCTGCTGGGTGGTCGACGTTTGAAAATGGTCGCTACGGTGATCTACGACCAGTACCTCTCGGAACTGAACTGGCCCATGGGCGCAACCATCGCGGTGGCGCTGTTGCTGGTGAACCTGCTGATCATGCTGTCGTGGAATCGCATGATCGAAGGCCGTTATAAAAAATCCCTGGGGGAATGA
- a CDS encoding ABC transporter ATP-binding protein, translating into MAFLQLEGLSKRYGSIDAVIATHLAVEKGEFVSLLGPSGCGKTTTLQMIAGFVEVSAGRIVLDGRDITHAKPSSRGLGVVFQSYALFPHMSVADNVAFGLRMRKVPAADIQRRVSRVLELVRLSQHADRYPRELSGGQRQRVALARALVIEPPVLLLDEPLSNLDANLREEMQFEIRRIQNEVGITTLMVTHDQAEALSISDRVVVMQAGRITQIDEPYKLYEHPRTRFISGFVGKANMLSGDLDESGLPQVRVAAGDGALTLSLRPEKIDLTEPGTGRLQGRIITRYFLGSQWLYRIETGIGELTVVRRNDGQPPLPEGSAVGMDWQTDLLRVLDSDEVRP; encoded by the coding sequence ATGGCATTTCTCCAGCTTGAAGGACTATCAAAACGCTACGGCTCCATCGATGCCGTCATCGCCACCCATCTGGCGGTAGAAAAAGGCGAGTTCGTTTCACTGCTTGGCCCCTCAGGCTGCGGCAAGACCACCACACTGCAAATGATCGCGGGCTTTGTCGAAGTCAGCGCCGGACGCATTGTGCTGGACGGTCGCGACATCACTCATGCCAAACCCAGCAGCCGAGGCCTGGGCGTGGTGTTCCAAAGCTACGCGCTGTTCCCGCACATGAGCGTTGCCGACAATGTCGCCTTTGGCCTGCGCATGCGCAAAGTGCCTGCGGCAGATATCCAGCGTCGGGTAAGCCGGGTGCTGGAACTGGTACGCCTGAGTCAGCATGCTGATCGCTACCCCCGAGAGTTATCGGGCGGGCAACGCCAGCGTGTCGCACTGGCCCGGGCGCTGGTCATCGAGCCTCCGGTGCTGTTGCTCGATGAGCCGCTGTCCAATCTGGACGCCAACCTGCGCGAGGAAATGCAGTTCGAGATCCGGCGTATACAGAATGAAGTGGGGATTACCACGCTGATGGTCACCCACGATCAGGCCGAAGCGCTGTCCATCAGCGACCGTGTGGTCGTCATGCAGGCCGGACGCATTACCCAGATCGACGAGCCTTACAAACTCTACGAACACCCACGCACGCGTTTCATTTCAGGCTTCGTCGGCAAAGCCAACATGCTGTCGGGGGATCTGGATGAAAGCGGGTTGCCTCAGGTCCGGGTGGCTGCCGGTGATGGTGCCCTGACCCTGAGTCTGCGCCCGGAAAAGATCGACCTGACAGAACCCGGTACAGGCCGCCTGCAAGGCCGGATCATCACCCGCTACTTTCTCGGCAGCCAATGGCTGTACCGCATTGAAACCGGGATTGGCGAACTGACCGTTGTACGCCGCAACGATGGCCAGCCGCCGCTGCCGGAAGGTTCAGCCGTTGGCATGGACTGGCAGACCGATCTGCTGCGCGTGCTCGATAGCGATGAGGTACGGCCATGA